The following are encoded together in the Carassius auratus strain Wakin chromosome 34, ASM336829v1, whole genome shotgun sequence genome:
- the LOC113053036 gene encoding protein HEG-like isoform X2, whose translation METSFARGAYRVVFTGFLLVLNTVITETFSPDTDTDNPLSNVTETFSIRAAGLKQTSSWPGREATATAVDLSSGPGEKTDIPASVSITREGHSEKPLIISTNTTDWRRTSDDSTERLQTDKEFAQNATSQWEGPSVASHSITSHHPVTEVRTVREVPVTDLRDVNTTDSVSQTDSTYISTTNRVREHTLLSLTSNSTSAYTEDSNSSDAVSQTSKWEERVSRATQGKEETVEDVSTLSVQTEPTFEDRNATNATQGHSLETKWSTLSHSTESQTGQSNVTGQTFEQVSDNDNRNSTPPFTMINRDKVEVDTTYVTSGTYYTENSDSVSSVPPFTSGEHNATSTSQQSHDSTMTSPLNTEASTEFSTGSVSSSGHQEPEGSPAHTVEETTIQGLTTAPPLLEDIATTTDDSFMKLVPKTDDQTSTEVVPTSAMPATQRPQVTEEATDEVSTFYSSTNTSTTTIPAVTTHQLQTSTTPQAQTEQTTIVTTDVVQVLRTTPTTAQIPLTSPTGGPQAPSTSDSADVTTLHLETSTATPGNATAHGRRATTPYSKSPSTKTTVVLTTRSATEMGTTTTQIPFRSTESPDYVCGPQTCANGGSCVRSAKGSYHCQCLPAWTGPFCTEDVDECVTSPCPQGSVCVNTGGSFSCECALGFDLEDGRSCTQVKTFLGTFTISSSMHLRSSGLHELHREILQLLNASLSIFHGYRRSTLDKSTDVYNSIQMSLSNCSRTYSHCTIKLQHHLSYRAESLCLAQNTKCDSQYSVCTDTSGTPYCQCHPGYFKKNPGDMTCRDCGDGRKLVNDSCVECMFGFGGFNCNNFYKLIAVVVSSAGGALLLIVVIALIVTCCKKDKDDINKIIFKSGDLQMSPYAEFPKSNRVSMEWGRETIEMQENGSTKNLLQMTDIYYSPALRNSDLERNGLYPFSGLPGSRHSCIYPAQWNPSFTSDDSRRRDYF comes from the exons gaCATTCAGAAAAACCTTTAATCATCTCTACAAATACAACTGACTGGAGGAGGACCTCAGATGATTCCACTGAACGTCTGCAGACTGACAAAGAGTTTGCCCAAAATGCCACATCCCAATGGGAGGGTCCATCAGTAGCATCGCACAGCATCACCAGCCACCATCCCGTTACAGAAGTTCGAACAGTGCGAGAGGTTCCTGTAACGGATCTGAGAGATGTTAACACCACCGACTCGGTCTCTCAAACTGATAGCACCTACATTTCCACAACCAACCGAGTCAGAGAACACACGCTGCTCTCTCTGACCTCCAACAGCACCTCTGCGTACACTGAGGACTCCAACTCCTCTGATGCTGTCTCTCAAACCTCCAAGTGGGAAGAAAGAGTGTCGAGAGCCACCCAGGGCAAGGAGGAAACCGTAGAAGATGTATCTACATTGTCTGTTCAGACTGAGCCCACTTTTGAAGATCGTAATGCCACCAATGCAACTCAAGGCCACTCTTTGGAGACCAAGTGGTCAACGTTGTCCCACAGCACTGAGTCACAGACGGGACAATCTAATGTCACAGGACAGACCTTTGAGCAGGTGTCTGATAATGACAATCGAAATTCAACACCCCCTTTTACAATGATCAACAGAGATAAAGTGGAAGTGGACACTACATATGTGACTAGTGGGACATATTATACAGAAAATAGTGACTCTGTGTCATCTGTCCCACCTTTTACCTCTGGTGAACACAATGCAACTAGCACATCCCAACAGAGCCATGATTCCACAATGACTTCTCCACTTAATACTGAGGCTTCCACTGAGTTTTCTACTGGATCTGTCAGTTCATCTGGCCATCAGGAACCCGAAGGGTCTCCAGCCCACACAGTGGAGGAGACAACCATCCAGGGCCTGACCACTGCACCCCCACTGCTCGAAGATATAGCCACCACAACTGATGACTCATTTATGAAGTTGGTCCCAAAAACTGATGATCAGACCAGCACAGAAGTGGTGCCAACATCTGCCATGCCAGCAACTCAGAGGCCACAGGTGACAGAGGAAGCCACTGATGAGGTATCTACTTTTTACAGTTCTACCAACACTTCAACTACAACAATTCCTGCTGTCACCACCCATCAACTCCAAACAAGCACCACACCACAAGCGCAAACAGAACAAACAACCATCGTTACCACAGACGTTGTTCAGGTGCTGCGGACGACACCCACCACAGCCCAGATTCCGCTTACCTCCCCTACTGGTGGACCTCAGGCACCCAGTACATCTGATTCTGCTGACGTCACCACCCTGCACTTAGAAACCAGCACGGCAACGCCAGGGAACGCTACTGCACATGGCAGACGTGCAACAACACCTTACAGCAAGAGCCCTTCCACCAAGACCACTGTGGTGCTAACCACCAGAAGCGCCACAGAGATGGGAACGACAACCACACAGATACCTTTTAGATCAACAGAATCACCAG ATTATGTGTGTGGTCCTCAAACTTGTGCAAATGGAGGCAGCTGTGTTAGATCAGCTAAAGGAAGTTACCACTGCCAGTGTCTGCCTGCATGGACAGGACCCTTCTGCACGGAAG ATGTGGATGAGTGTGTGACTAGTCCGTGCCCCCAGGGTTCAGTGTGTGTCAACACAGGTGGCTCTTTCAGCTGTGAATGTGCCCTGGGCTTTGACTTGGAGGATGGCCGCAGCTGTACACAAG TGAAGACATTTTTGGGCACTTTCACCATCAGCAGCTCAATGCATCTCAGAAGTTCAGGTCTGCATGAGCTGCACAGAGAGATTTTACAGCTG CTCAATGCCTCACTCTCAATCTTCCATGGTTACAGACGCTCCACTTTGGATAAAAG CACAGATGTTTACAACAGTATCCAGATGTCCCTGAGCAACTGTAGCCGGACGTACTCACACTGCACCATTAAGCTTCAGCACCATCTCTCCTATCGAG CGGAGAGCCTGTGTTTGGCCCAGAACACCAAGTGTGATTCGCAGTACTCTGTGTGCACGGACACTAGTGGAACCCCATACTGTCAGTGCCACCCAGGATACTTTAAAAAGAATCCAGGGGACATGACCTGCAGAG ACTGTGGAGATGGACGCAAACTTGTTAATGACAGCTGTGTTGA GTGCATGTTTGGATTTGGAGGTTTCAACTGCAATAATT TCTATAAGCTGATAGCCGTGGTGGTCTCTTCTGCTGGAGGAGCTCTTCTGTTGATTGTCGTCATTGCCCTCATAGTTACTTGCTGCAA AAAGGACAAAGATGACATcaacaaaatcatttttaaaagtggAGACCTTCAAATGTCGCCCTACGCAGAGTTTCCTAAGAGTAATCGTGTGTCTATGGAGTGGGGCCGAGAGACTATTGAGATGCAGGAGAACGGCAGTACCAAAAATCTCCTGCAAATGACAGACATTTATTACTCG CCTGCACTGAGGAACTCTGACCTGGaacgtaatggtctgtatccgtTCTCCGGCCTCCCCGGTTCGAGGCATTCCTGCATCTACCCAGCTCAGTGGAACCCTTCCTTCACAAGCGATGATTCACGGCGAAGGGACTACTTCTGA
- the LOC113053036 gene encoding protein HEG-like isoform X1, whose product METSFARGAYRVVFTGFLLVLNTVITETFSPDTDTDNPLSNVTETFSIRAAGLKQTSSWPGREATATAVDLSSGPGEKTDIPASVSITREGHSEKPLIISTNTTDWRRTSDDSTERLQTDKEFAQNATSQWEGPSVASHSITSHHPVTEVRTVREVPVTDLRDVNTTDSVSQTDSTYISTTNRVREHTLLSLTSNSTSAYTEDSNSSDAVSQTSKWEERVSRATQGKEETVEDVSTLSVQTEPTFEDRNATNATQGHSLETKWSTLSHSTESQTGQSNVTGQTFEQVSDNDNRNSTPPFTMINRDKVEVDTTYVTSGTYYTENSDSVSSVPPFTSGEHNATSTSQQSHDSTMTSPLNTEASTEFSTGSVSSSGHQEPEGSPAHTVEETTIQGLTTAPPLLEDIATTTDDSFMKLVPKTDDQTSTEVVPTSAMPATQRPQVTEEATDEVSTFYSSTNTSTTTIPAVTTHQLQTSTTPQAQTEQTTIVTTDVVQVLRTTPTTAQIPLTSPTGGPQAPSTSDSADVTTLHLETSTATPGNATAHGRRATTPYSKSPSTKTTVVLTTRSATEMGTTTTQIPFRSTESPDYVCGPQTCANGGSCVRSAKGSYHCQCLPAWTGPFCTEDVDECVTSPCPQGSVCVNTGGSFSCECALGFDLEDGRSCTQVKTFLGTFTISSSMHLRSSGLHELHREILQLLNASLSIFHGYRRSTLDKRDGEGVQILAVNMFSLPTNVSSTDVYNSIQMSLSNCSRTYSHCTIKLQHHLSYRAESLCLAQNTKCDSQYSVCTDTSGTPYCQCHPGYFKKNPGDMTCRDCGDGRKLVNDSCVECMFGFGGFNCNNFYKLIAVVVSSAGGALLLIVVIALIVTCCKKDKDDINKIIFKSGDLQMSPYAEFPKSNRVSMEWGRETIEMQENGSTKNLLQMTDIYYSPALRNSDLERNGLYPFSGLPGSRHSCIYPAQWNPSFTSDDSRRRDYF is encoded by the exons gaCATTCAGAAAAACCTTTAATCATCTCTACAAATACAACTGACTGGAGGAGGACCTCAGATGATTCCACTGAACGTCTGCAGACTGACAAAGAGTTTGCCCAAAATGCCACATCCCAATGGGAGGGTCCATCAGTAGCATCGCACAGCATCACCAGCCACCATCCCGTTACAGAAGTTCGAACAGTGCGAGAGGTTCCTGTAACGGATCTGAGAGATGTTAACACCACCGACTCGGTCTCTCAAACTGATAGCACCTACATTTCCACAACCAACCGAGTCAGAGAACACACGCTGCTCTCTCTGACCTCCAACAGCACCTCTGCGTACACTGAGGACTCCAACTCCTCTGATGCTGTCTCTCAAACCTCCAAGTGGGAAGAAAGAGTGTCGAGAGCCACCCAGGGCAAGGAGGAAACCGTAGAAGATGTATCTACATTGTCTGTTCAGACTGAGCCCACTTTTGAAGATCGTAATGCCACCAATGCAACTCAAGGCCACTCTTTGGAGACCAAGTGGTCAACGTTGTCCCACAGCACTGAGTCACAGACGGGACAATCTAATGTCACAGGACAGACCTTTGAGCAGGTGTCTGATAATGACAATCGAAATTCAACACCCCCTTTTACAATGATCAACAGAGATAAAGTGGAAGTGGACACTACATATGTGACTAGTGGGACATATTATACAGAAAATAGTGACTCTGTGTCATCTGTCCCACCTTTTACCTCTGGTGAACACAATGCAACTAGCACATCCCAACAGAGCCATGATTCCACAATGACTTCTCCACTTAATACTGAGGCTTCCACTGAGTTTTCTACTGGATCTGTCAGTTCATCTGGCCATCAGGAACCCGAAGGGTCTCCAGCCCACACAGTGGAGGAGACAACCATCCAGGGCCTGACCACTGCACCCCCACTGCTCGAAGATATAGCCACCACAACTGATGACTCATTTATGAAGTTGGTCCCAAAAACTGATGATCAGACCAGCACAGAAGTGGTGCCAACATCTGCCATGCCAGCAACTCAGAGGCCACAGGTGACAGAGGAAGCCACTGATGAGGTATCTACTTTTTACAGTTCTACCAACACTTCAACTACAACAATTCCTGCTGTCACCACCCATCAACTCCAAACAAGCACCACACCACAAGCGCAAACAGAACAAACAACCATCGTTACCACAGACGTTGTTCAGGTGCTGCGGACGACACCCACCACAGCCCAGATTCCGCTTACCTCCCCTACTGGTGGACCTCAGGCACCCAGTACATCTGATTCTGCTGACGTCACCACCCTGCACTTAGAAACCAGCACGGCAACGCCAGGGAACGCTACTGCACATGGCAGACGTGCAACAACACCTTACAGCAAGAGCCCTTCCACCAAGACCACTGTGGTGCTAACCACCAGAAGCGCCACAGAGATGGGAACGACAACCACACAGATACCTTTTAGATCAACAGAATCACCAG ATTATGTGTGTGGTCCTCAAACTTGTGCAAATGGAGGCAGCTGTGTTAGATCAGCTAAAGGAAGTTACCACTGCCAGTGTCTGCCTGCATGGACAGGACCCTTCTGCACGGAAG ATGTGGATGAGTGTGTGACTAGTCCGTGCCCCCAGGGTTCAGTGTGTGTCAACACAGGTGGCTCTTTCAGCTGTGAATGTGCCCTGGGCTTTGACTTGGAGGATGGCCGCAGCTGTACACAAG TGAAGACATTTTTGGGCACTTTCACCATCAGCAGCTCAATGCATCTCAGAAGTTCAGGTCTGCATGAGCTGCACAGAGAGATTTTACAGCTG CTCAATGCCTCACTCTCAATCTTCCATGGTTACAGACGCTCCACTTTGGATAAAAG AGATGGAGAAGGTGTGCAGATCTTAGCAGTGAACATGTTTTCGCTCCCCACCAATGTGAGCAGCACAGATGTTTACAACAGTATCCAGATGTCCCTGAGCAACTGTAGCCGGACGTACTCACACTGCACCATTAAGCTTCAGCACCATCTCTCCTATCGAG CGGAGAGCCTGTGTTTGGCCCAGAACACCAAGTGTGATTCGCAGTACTCTGTGTGCACGGACACTAGTGGAACCCCATACTGTCAGTGCCACCCAGGATACTTTAAAAAGAATCCAGGGGACATGACCTGCAGAG ACTGTGGAGATGGACGCAAACTTGTTAATGACAGCTGTGTTGA GTGCATGTTTGGATTTGGAGGTTTCAACTGCAATAATT TCTATAAGCTGATAGCCGTGGTGGTCTCTTCTGCTGGAGGAGCTCTTCTGTTGATTGTCGTCATTGCCCTCATAGTTACTTGCTGCAA AAAGGACAAAGATGACATcaacaaaatcatttttaaaagtggAGACCTTCAAATGTCGCCCTACGCAGAGTTTCCTAAGAGTAATCGTGTGTCTATGGAGTGGGGCCGAGAGACTATTGAGATGCAGGAGAACGGCAGTACCAAAAATCTCCTGCAAATGACAGACATTTATTACTCG CCTGCACTGAGGAACTCTGACCTGGaacgtaatggtctgtatccgtTCTCCGGCCTCCCCGGTTCGAGGCATTCCTGCATCTACCCAGCTCAGTGGAACCCTTCCTTCACAAGCGATGATTCACGGCGAAGGGACTACTTCTGA